A single genomic interval of Aegicerativicinus sediminis harbors:
- a CDS encoding LacI family DNA-binding transcriptional regulator, which produces MSKKKDVTIYDIAEKLNLSSSTISRALKNHHSIGAKTIKKVQKTAKEMGYTPNIFAASLRSNQTKTIGVLMSRINRPFISTLISGIEDHAQKKGYNILIAQSNDSFKNEVEMANALYNSRVSGVICSLAMETVNTDHFKQFQDKNIPVVFVDRTPASINTYKVMIDNYSAGYNATKHLILQGCERIAHFAGSQHRMIYSERRRGYIAALQDHGITIDEKLIIYFNSLSHEEGVKATKKLLKSSNPPDGIFTANDTTGVSVIQTAKKMGVKVPEELAVIGFNNDPISSIIDPGLSTITHPAFQMGQTCADQIIHHLEENSDDQLTSVTFLKTEVLVRESSKRK; this is translated from the coding sequence ATGTCGAAGAAAAAAGATGTAACTATATACGATATAGCTGAAAAACTCAATTTATCGAGCTCTACTATTTCAAGAGCATTAAAAAACCATCATAGCATAGGGGCTAAAACGATTAAAAAGGTTCAAAAAACAGCAAAAGAAATGGGTTATACCCCTAATATTTTTGCTGCTTCCTTACGAAGCAACCAAACCAAAACCATTGGTGTTTTAATGAGCCGTATAAACCGCCCTTTTATTTCGACGCTGATAAGTGGAATTGAAGACCATGCACAGAAAAAAGGGTATAATATCCTTATAGCACAATCCAACGATTCTTTTAAAAATGAGGTGGAAATGGCAAATGCTTTATACAATAGCCGAGTGTCTGGAGTTATATGCTCTTTGGCTATGGAAACTGTTAATACCGACCATTTTAAACAATTTCAAGATAAAAATATACCTGTCGTTTTTGTCGACAGAACTCCAGCAAGCATAAATACATATAAAGTAATGATTGACAATTATTCTGCTGGCTACAATGCAACCAAACATTTAATTTTGCAAGGCTGCGAACGAATTGCGCATTTCGCAGGGTCTCAGCACCGCATGATATATAGTGAAAGAAGAAGAGGCTATATTGCTGCCCTCCAGGATCATGGAATTACGATTGATGAAAAATTGATTATTTATTTTAATAGTCTCAGCCATGAGGAAGGCGTTAAAGCCACCAAAAAATTATTAAAATCATCGAATCCGCCGGATGGAATTTTTACTGCCAATGATACTACTGGGGTTAGCGTAATACAGACGGCTAAAAAAATGGGAGTGAAAGTTCCTGAAGAATTAGCAGTAATAGGATTCAATAATGACCCAATCTCATCAATTATAGACCCTGGACTATCTACAATAACTCATCCGGCATTCCAAATGGGACAAACCTGTGCTGACCAGATTATTCATCATTTAGAGGAAAACTCTGATGACCAACTCACTTCAGTTACATTTCTTAAAACGGAAGTATTAGTGCGGGAATCTAGCAAAAGAAAGTAA
- a CDS encoding sodium:solute symporter codes for METVLETLDWWVLGLYFLALLAVAAWVVLQKNKNTEDYFLAGRNVGWFVIGASIFASNIGSEHVVGLAGTGFESGTPMAHYELHAWIVLLLGWLFLPFYIRSGAFTMPEFLEKRFDSRSRWFLSVFSLVAYVLTKVSVTIYAGGIVVSELLGIPFWYGAIGVVLFTGLYTIIGGMKAVIYTETLQTVILIAGSLIITYLGLQEIGGWDELQSTVREVSPQHFNMWRPMSDPDFPWTGLLFGGTIVGIWYWCTDQYIVQRTLAANNIKIGRRGAIFGAYLKLMPILIFLIPGIIAFALTVKYPETFTVDRADRAFPVLVKALLPVGLKGLVAGGLMAALMSSLASVFNSCSTIFTIDIYKKLKPNKSEKELLRIGKVATGIIVVLGIIWIPIMQKIGGGVMYQYLQNVQSYIAPPVTTVFLLGIIWKRVTPKAAITTLMVGLFLLVLRLGSEIYYQPQITSGEEVNNWLFYFATINFAHMAIFMFIFSVILCVSVSLATAPPDYAKISGLSFGTLSAEDKAATKGSYDKIDVVLSVILVIIVIAILSYFTG; via the coding sequence ATGGAAACTGTACTCGAAACCTTAGACTGGTGGGTCTTAGGGTTATATTTCTTGGCCTTGTTGGCAGTTGCCGCATGGGTAGTACTTCAAAAAAATAAAAATACCGAAGATTATTTCCTCGCTGGTCGTAATGTGGGTTGGTTCGTTATCGGTGCCTCCATTTTTGCATCTAACATCGGATCTGAACACGTTGTTGGTCTAGCAGGGACAGGTTTTGAATCGGGTACGCCCATGGCCCATTACGAGCTACATGCATGGATTGTTTTACTATTAGGTTGGCTTTTTCTACCTTTTTACATTAGAAGTGGTGCATTTACGATGCCTGAATTCTTAGAAAAACGATTTGATAGCCGTTCACGTTGGTTTTTGTCAGTTTTCTCATTGGTTGCCTATGTACTTACAAAAGTTTCGGTTACTATTTATGCCGGCGGAATTGTAGTTTCTGAATTATTAGGAATTCCATTTTGGTATGGCGCCATTGGGGTAGTTCTATTTACCGGCCTTTACACTATCATTGGTGGTATGAAGGCGGTTATTTATACGGAAACACTTCAAACTGTAATTTTAATTGCTGGATCATTAATAATTACATATTTAGGTTTACAGGAAATTGGTGGATGGGACGAACTTCAGTCGACTGTGAGGGAAGTGAGCCCACAACATTTCAATATGTGGCGACCAATGTCTGACCCTGATTTTCCTTGGACAGGTTTACTATTTGGAGGAACCATAGTCGGAATATGGTATTGGTGTACAGACCAATACATTGTACAACGAACTCTTGCAGCAAACAATATTAAAATTGGTAGGCGAGGAGCCATCTTTGGAGCTTATTTAAAATTGATGCCAATTCTTATTTTCCTAATTCCTGGAATTATAGCCTTTGCTCTAACTGTTAAATACCCTGAAACCTTTACAGTAGATAGGGCTGATCGCGCATTTCCTGTATTGGTTAAGGCATTACTTCCAGTAGGTTTAAAGGGTCTAGTAGCCGGTGGATTAATGGCAGCCTTAATGAGTTCTTTGGCCTCAGTTTTTAACAGTTGCTCTACGATTTTTACCATTGATATCTATAAAAAACTGAAACCCAATAAATCTGAAAAGGAATTATTGAGAATTGGTAAGGTAGCTACCGGAATTATAGTAGTACTTGGAATTATCTGGATTCCGATTATGCAGAAAATTGGAGGTGGAGTCATGTACCAATACCTTCAAAATGTTCAATCCTACATAGCACCTCCAGTAACCACCGTATTTCTTCTGGGAATCATTTGGAAGCGTGTTACACCGAAAGCGGCAATTACTACATTAATGGTTGGTTTATTCCTATTGGTGTTAAGATTAGGAAGTGAAATTTATTACCAACCCCAAATTACCTCAGGTGAGGAGGTAAATAATTGGTTATTCTATTTTGCAACTATAAATTTTGCACATATGGCGATATTTATGTTCATATTTTCAGTGATATTATGTGTGTCTGTTAGTTTGGCTACTGCACCACCTGATTATGCAAAAATTTCTGGTCTTTCATTTGGCACACTGAGTGCTGAAGACAAAGCAGCTACTAAGGGAAGTTATGATAAAATTGATGTTGTCCTATCTGTAATATTAGTGATAATTGTTATAGCAATTTTATCATATTTCACAGGTTAA
- a CDS encoding xylulokinase yields the protein MAVWFNLIGLLIIIFLVMYYLGLDLGSSSIKGALINVATNETIGIAQYPDNEMPIIAPNVNWAEQDPNIWWDNTLMLLKRLSEKTGVSMNEVKGIGVAYQMHGLVVVDKDQNVLRPSIIWCDSRAVEIGNRLHKNFGEAKCGDHLLNSPGNFTFSKLVWVKENEPDLFDKIDKIMLPGDFIAMKLSGNVATTKSGLSEGMMWDFKNDTPAYWMFEELGISTELIPTIVDTFSQQAHVSKLASAETGLSSETPICYRAGDQPNNALSLNVLESGDIAATGGTSGVVYAVTDSIKTKESLRINSFAHVNYTKEKPLVGKLLNINGAGILYSWMRREIGKQCPYTEMNDLASDVSIGSDGLVVLPFGNGAERMLNNQSYGSTIRHLNFNLHSTSHLYRAALEGIAFSFVYGINILKDDGVDIKIIKAGNDNLFRSKIFSETIATLVEAKIQIVDTTGAVGAAKAAAYGNGAYDSIRTALNTNKVEQTYEPQSNRKEYMEAYNNWLSELKEIYL from the coding sequence TTGGCAGTTTGGTTCAACCTTATTGGTTTACTTATCATTATCTTTTTAGTTATGTATTATTTGGGTCTAGACCTCGGCAGCTCTTCAATTAAGGGAGCATTGATTAATGTAGCGACGAATGAAACAATTGGTATTGCTCAATATCCTGACAATGAGATGCCCATTATTGCACCTAATGTTAACTGGGCTGAGCAAGACCCTAATATTTGGTGGGATAATACATTGATGCTCCTTAAAAGACTTTCTGAAAAGACAGGAGTTTCAATGAATGAAGTTAAAGGTATAGGAGTGGCTTACCAAATGCACGGACTTGTAGTTGTAGATAAAGATCAAAATGTTTTAAGACCTTCCATCATCTGGTGCGATAGTAGGGCTGTTGAAATTGGCAACAGGTTGCATAAGAATTTTGGTGAAGCTAAATGTGGAGATCATTTATTGAATAGTCCTGGAAATTTTACATTTTCAAAGTTGGTTTGGGTTAAGGAAAATGAACCTGACTTATTTGATAAAATTGATAAAATTATGCTGCCGGGGGACTTTATAGCCATGAAGTTGAGCGGTAATGTTGCAACAACCAAATCAGGACTTTCGGAGGGTATGATGTGGGATTTTAAAAATGATACACCCGCTTATTGGATGTTCGAAGAACTTGGGATTAGCACCGAACTTATTCCGACCATTGTAGACACATTTTCTCAACAAGCTCATGTTTCTAAACTGGCATCTGCAGAGACTGGATTATCATCAGAAACACCTATTTGCTATAGAGCCGGGGATCAACCAAATAATGCCCTTTCATTGAATGTCCTAGAATCTGGAGATATTGCTGCAACGGGAGGGACTTCAGGAGTAGTTTATGCAGTTACCGATTCAATAAAAACAAAAGAAAGTCTTCGAATAAATAGTTTTGCTCATGTAAATTACACCAAGGAGAAGCCACTTGTTGGAAAACTATTAAATATAAATGGGGCAGGAATTTTATATAGTTGGATGCGTCGGGAAATAGGTAAGCAATGCCCGTACACCGAAATGAATGACTTGGCTTCGGATGTATCCATTGGGTCTGATGGACTCGTTGTTTTACCTTTTGGCAACGGCGCTGAAAGGATGCTAAATAATCAATCTTATGGATCTACAATCCGGCATTTGAATTTCAATTTGCATTCAACCTCTCATTTATACCGTGCGGCTTTAGAGGGTATTGCGTTTTCTTTTGTGTATGGAATTAATATCCTGAAGGATGATGGTGTGGATATTAAAATTATCAAAGCTGGTAATGACAATTTATTCAGATCAAAGATTTTTTCTGAGACTATTGCAACCTTGGTTGAGGCAAAAATTCAGATTGTTGATACGACTGGTGCTGTAGGCGCAGCTAAGGCTGCGGCATATGGAAATGGCGCTTACGATTCCATAAGGACTGCACTTAACACGAATAAGGTTGAACAAACCTATGAGCCTCAAAGCAATCGTAAAGAATACATGGAGGCTTACAACAACTGGCTTTCGGAATTAAAAGAAATTTATTTATAA
- the xylA gene encoding xylose isomerase, producing MALVGKKEYFKGINEIKYEGKESDNPLAFKYYDPEKVVAGKTLRDHFKFAIAYWHTLCNTGSDPFGPGTKVYPWSTNSDPLAAAKEKADAAFEFITKMGFDYYCFHDYDLVDEAPTFKESENRLFTIVDYLKEKQKDSGVKLLWGTANCFSNPRYMNGASTNPDFKVVARAGAQIKNALDATIALKGENYVFWGGREGYMSLLNTNMKRELDHMGRFLGMARDYARSQGFQGNFFIEPKPMEPSKHQYDFDCATVVGFLKEFGLDKDFKINIEVNHATLANHTMQHELQVAADAGMLGSIDANRGDYQNGWDTDQFPNNILETTEAMLVFLEAGGLQGGGVNFDAKIRRNSTDLEDLFHGHIGGADNFARALITADKILSSSAYKKLRQERYASFDSGKGKDFENGNLNFKDLYDIAVENGELELHSGKQELFENIINQYI from the coding sequence ATGGCACTCGTTGGAAAGAAAGAATACTTTAAAGGTATTAATGAAATTAAGTATGAAGGAAAGGAATCAGATAATCCCTTGGCCTTTAAATATTACGACCCAGAAAAAGTTGTAGCCGGAAAAACTCTTAGGGATCATTTTAAGTTTGCAATAGCTTATTGGCATACCCTATGTAATACTGGTAGTGACCCATTTGGACCTGGCACTAAGGTGTATCCTTGGTCAACCAATAGCGACCCCCTTGCTGCTGCAAAAGAAAAAGCTGATGCGGCATTCGAATTTATCACCAAAATGGGTTTCGATTATTACTGTTTTCACGATTATGATTTGGTGGATGAAGCTCCAACTTTTAAAGAGTCAGAAAATAGGTTATTTACAATTGTAGACTATTTAAAGGAAAAGCAGAAGGATAGCGGAGTAAAATTATTATGGGGAACCGCCAATTGTTTTTCGAATCCGCGTTATATGAATGGTGCATCTACGAATCCAGATTTTAAGGTTGTAGCCCGTGCAGGTGCGCAAATTAAAAATGCATTAGATGCAACTATTGCTCTTAAAGGTGAAAATTATGTGTTTTGGGGTGGAAGAGAAGGTTACATGTCTCTTTTAAATACCAACATGAAACGAGAGTTAGACCACATGGGTAGATTTTTGGGAATGGCAAGAGATTATGCTCGTTCACAAGGATTCCAAGGAAACTTTTTTATAGAACCTAAACCGATGGAACCATCAAAACACCAATATGATTTTGATTGCGCAACCGTAGTTGGTTTCTTGAAAGAATTTGGCTTGGATAAAGATTTCAAAATTAACATTGAAGTTAACCATGCTACTCTTGCAAATCATACCATGCAGCATGAACTTCAGGTTGCGGCCGATGCCGGTATGTTAGGAAGTATAGATGCTAATAGGGGAGATTACCAAAATGGTTGGGATACGGATCAATTTCCAAATAACATTTTAGAAACCACTGAGGCAATGTTGGTATTCTTGGAAGCTGGTGGCTTACAAGGAGGTGGTGTTAATTTCGATGCCAAAATAAGAAGGAATTCGACTGACTTGGAGGATCTTTTCCACGGACACATAGGAGGGGCAGATAATTTTGCTAGAGCGCTTATTACCGCAGATAAAATTTTATCTTCTTCAGCATATAAAAAATTAAGACAGGAGCGCTATGCTTCATTTGATTCAGGAAAAGGCAAAGATTTTGAAAATGGAAATCTAAATTTCAAAGATCTTTATGACATTGCAGTAGAAAATGGTGAGTTAGAATTACATAGTGGTAAACAAGAATTGTTTGAAAATATAATAAATCAATATATTTAA